The DNA segment GCGATATAAAAAAGTATATAAAATTCATTATGTTATAATTATTTTTAAAATAAACGTTGTCAATTCTAAAATATCATGATAACTCTAAAAGGACAGAGTGAAAGAAAACACAACACAACATTACAAACATACATTTTAAATAAGAAAAGAAGTTATAAAACTATGAATACTATCGTCCTAGTGATTAGCCTAATTATTGTCAGCGTGGTGGTGATTATTAACCCACCGTGCGGGGCTGCACTAGGACGAAGAAAGGCTAACTAAACTAGCCGGATCTCTTAAAAACCCCCGCACCGAAAGGCGCGGGGGTTTTTTTTGAGCCTGAGTTTGAAAAAGAGATTAAATAGAAAATAAATTCAAATTAAACAAGAAGTTAAGATGGCAGGGTGAAAGGATGAATGGAGCACAGTGGTTAGTACAGGCATTACGAAAACATCAAGTCGAAACAGTCTTTGGTTATCCTGGCGGTGCAATCATGCCTGTCTACGATGCCCTTTATGATGGCGGTGTTGAACATGTTTTATGTCGCCATGAACAAGGTGCTGCAATTGCTGCTATTGGTTTTGCTCGCTCTACAGGTACGACAGGTATTTGTATCGCGACATCAGGCCCAGGCGCTACTAATGTTATCACTGGCCTTGCTGATGCATTGTTAGATTCTGTGCCTGTTGTTGCTATCACTGGGCAAGTTGCTTCTAATTTAATTGGTACTGATGCATTCCAAGAAATTGATGTTTTAGGGCTTTCATTAGCGTGTACAAAACATAGTTTTTTAGTTTCGACCGTTGATGAATTACCAAGAGTGTTATCAGAGGCATTTTCTATTGCATCTCAAGGTCGCCCTGGACCTGTTTTAATTGATATTCCTAAAGATGTTCAATTGGCCGATGCTTCCCATTTATCAAGTTATGAATTACCAGAAGAGCAAGAATTTCCTTATCCAACACAAGAGCTGGCTCAAGCTAAGCAGATGTTAGCGCAGGCACAAAAACCGATTTTGTATGTAGGTGGTGGTGTTGCCATGAGTAATGCGGTGGAAACGTTAAGAGAATTTGTGAAGCAAACAGAAATGCCCGTTGTGTCCACTTTAAAAGGGTTAGGTTGTGCTGATGCATTAGATGCTAATTATTTAGGTATGTTAGGTATGCATGGCACTAAAGCGGCAAATTATGCCGTTCAGCGTAGTGATTTATTAATCGCGGTTGGTGCGCGTTTTGACGATCGCGTTACTGGGCGATTAAACACTTTTGCACCTAATGCCAAGGTTATTCATATCGATATCGACCATGCAGAATTAAATAAATTAAAACAGGCACATGTTGCGTTATTAGGTGATGCGAAAGTGTTATTGCCTGCTTTAACTCAGCCATTATCTATCGCTGCTTGGCAACAAGAAGTACAAGAATTAAAAGCAGAATATGCATGGCGCTATGATCATCCAGGCTCTGCAATTTATGCACCGTTATTATTAAAACAATTATCAGATGCAAAACCTGAAAATACGATTGTGACAACAGATGTTGGCCAACATCAAATGTGGTCTGCACAACATATGACATTTGATGCACCTGAAAACTTTATCACCTCAAGTGGTTTAGGCACGATGGGGTTTGGTATCCCTGCGGCTGTGGGCGCTCAAATTGCTAGACCTGATGCATGTGTTATCTGCGTATCAGGTGATGGCTCTTTTATGATGAATGTGCAGGAGTTGGGCACCATTAAGCGTAAGCAATTACCGATCAAATTGGTGTTATTAGATAACCAACGTCTTGGTATGGTCCGTCAATGGCAAGAGCTGTTTTTTGAACAACGTTATAGCGAAACAATTTTAACCGATAACCCAGACTTTGTTGCCTTGGCAAACGCTTTTGATATTCCAGGGCAACGTATCACAGAAAAAGCACAAGTTGCTGATGCAATAAAATGTTTATTAGAGAGCGATGGTCCTTACTTATTACAGGTATCTATCGATGACGCTGAAAATGTCTGGCCTTTAGTTCCGCCGGGCGCAAGTAATGATGAGATGATGGAGAAATCAAAATGAACCAACACAATATCACAATTGAAGCCCGTTTTTGTCCAGAGATCTTAGAACGTATCCTGAGAGTTATTCGTCATCGTGGTTTTCATATATGCTCGATGAATATGAATGTCACTGAGAGCAACAATATTAATTTAAGCCTGACGGTGAGTAGTCAGCGACCATTAGAACTTCTGTGCAGCCAGTTAACAAAATTAGCTGATGTTGCAGGTATTCAAGTATCACATCAACAGAAAGAAAAATTACGATTCATGAATGCACTAAGTGCCATGTAAGGATAAAAGAATGACAAAGCAAGCTGATTATATTTGGTTTAACGGTGAAATGGTTCCATGGGCTGAGGCAAAGGTTCATGTGATGTCTCACGCATTGCATTATGGTACTTCCGTATTTGAAGGTGTGCGTTGTTACAATTCTCATAAAGGCCCTGTGGTTTTTCGTCATCGTGAGCATATGCAACGTTTACATGACTCAGCCAAAATCTACCGTATGCCTGTTGAGCAAAGCGTTGATGAGTTAATGGAAGCCTGTCGTGAAACCTTACGTAAAAACAAATTAGTCAGTGCTTATATTCGTCCATTAGTTTTTATTGGCGATGTCGGTATGGGGGTGAATCCGCCAGCTGGTTATAAAACAGATGTGATCATCGCTGCATTCCCATGGGGAGCCTATCTCGGTGAAGAAGCTTTAGATAAAGGTATTGATGCAATGGTTTCTTCTTGGCATCGCGCTGCGCCAAATACTATTCCAACAGCAGCAAAAGCTGGCGGCAACTATTTATCTTCACTGTTAGTGGGAAGTGAAGCTCGTCGCCATGGTTATCAAGAAGGGATTGCATTAGATGTGCATGGCTATTTATCAGAAGGTGCAGGTGAAAACCTATTTGAAGTAAAAGACGGTGTTATTTTTACACCTCCATTTACTTCATCAGCATTACCGGGGATCACGCGTGATGCCATCATCAAATTAGCAAAAGATCTCGGCTATGAAGTGCGTGAACAAGTGCTTTCTCGTGAATCACTTTATCTTGCAGATGAAGTCTTTATGTCAGGTACAGCGGCAGAGATAACGCCAGTACGTAGTGTTGATGGCATTCAAGTAGGTATCGGACGTTGTGGTCCTGTGACCAAAGCAATTCAAAAAGCATTCTTTGGTCTGTTCACTGGTGAGACAGAAGATAAATACGGCTGGTTAGATCCAATCAATTCATAAACATAATCAAATAAATTTGTTTAGCGGGTAGCGCGTTCCCTACTCGCTTTCTTTATCGCAGGAGTGTGAAAAATGCCTAAATACCGTTCAGCGACAACGACACATGGTCGTAATATGGCTGGAGCCCGTGCCTTATGGCGTGCAACGGGAATGACTGATGCTGATTTTGGTAAACCCATTATCGCTGTTGTGAACTCATTTACGCAATTTGTGCCGGGTCATGTGCATCTGCGGGATTTAGGAAAACTCGTTGCTGAGCAAATTGAAGCCGCTGGTGGTGTTGCTAAAGAATTTAATACCATTGCGGTTGATGACGGTATCGCAATGGGGCACGGTGGCATGCTTTACTCTTTGCCATCCCGTGAGCTTATCGCCGACTCTGTTGAATATATGGTTAATGCACACTGTGCTGATGCGATGGTGTGTATCTCAAACTGCGACAAGATCACCCCAGGAATGTTAATGGCGTCTTTACGCTTAAATATTCCGGTTATTTTTGTTTCGGGAGGTCCTATGGAAGCGGGCAAAACGAAGCTTTCAGATCAACTGATCAAATTGGATCTGGTTGATGCCATGATCCAAGGGGCGAATCCAAATGTTAGCGATGCGGATAGTGAGCAAATTGAACGATCTGCTTGCCCGACTTGCGGATCGTGTTCGGGTATGTTTACCGCAAATTCCATGAACTGTTTAACCGAAGCACTGGGATTATCTCAACCTGGAAATGGCTCATTATTAGCAACACACGCAGATCGTGAAACACTGTTTATCAATGCAGGTAAGCGCATTGTTGAATTAACCAAGCGTTATTATGAAAAAGATGATGAGTCCGCATTACCGCGCAATATCGCTAAAAAAGAAGCCTTTGAAAATGCGATGATCTTAGATATTGCAATGGGTGGCTCGACAAATACAGTTCTGCATTTATTAGCCGCTGCGCAAGAAGGTGAGGTTGACTTCACCATGGAAGATATCGACAGACTTTCTCGCCAAGTACCTCATTTATGTAAAGTAGCACCAAGTACACAAAAATATCATATGGAAGATGTTCACCGTGCAGGTGGAGTCATGGGTATTTTAGGTGAATTAGACAGAGCCGGATTACTTAACCGTAATGTGAATAATATCTTAGGGCTAAGTTTGCCAGAAACATTAGCGCAATATGACGTGATGTTAACGCAAGATGAGCAAGTAAAATCAATGTTCCAAGCAGGTCCTGCCGGTATTCGTACAACGAAGGCATTTTCGCAAAATTGTCGTTGGCCAACTTTAGATACCGATCGTGAAAACGGATGTATCCGCAGTAAAGAACATGCGTATAGCCAAGATGGTGGATTAGCGGTTTTATCCGGCAACTTAGCCGTAGATGGTTGTATTGTTAAAACAGCCGGCGTTGATGAAGATAACTTAATTTTTAGTGGTCCTGCA comes from the Proteus appendicitidis genome and includes:
- the ilvM gene encoding acetolactate synthase 2 small subunit, whose amino-acid sequence is MNQHNITIEARFCPEILERILRVIRHRGFHICSMNMNVTESNNINLSLTVSSQRPLELLCSQLTKLADVAGIQVSHQQKEKLRFMNALSAM
- the ilvD gene encoding dihydroxy-acid dehydratase yields the protein MPKYRSATTTHGRNMAGARALWRATGMTDADFGKPIIAVVNSFTQFVPGHVHLRDLGKLVAEQIEAAGGVAKEFNTIAVDDGIAMGHGGMLYSLPSRELIADSVEYMVNAHCADAMVCISNCDKITPGMLMASLRLNIPVIFVSGGPMEAGKTKLSDQLIKLDLVDAMIQGANPNVSDADSEQIERSACPTCGSCSGMFTANSMNCLTEALGLSQPGNGSLLATHADRETLFINAGKRIVELTKRYYEKDDESALPRNIAKKEAFENAMILDIAMGGSTNTVLHLLAAAQEGEVDFTMEDIDRLSRQVPHLCKVAPSTQKYHMEDVHRAGGVMGILGELDRAGLLNRNVNNILGLSLPETLAQYDVMLTQDEQVKSMFQAGPAGIRTTKAFSQNCRWPTLDTDRENGCIRSKEHAYSQDGGLAVLSGNLAVDGCIVKTAGVDEDNLIFSGPAKVYESQDDAVEAILGGKVVAGDVVIIRYEGPKGGPGMQEMLYPTSYLKSMGLGKACALITDGRFSGGTSGLSIGHVSPEAASGGVIGLVEEGDIVSINIPTREISLKVDDKTLSARRDAQNARGDKAWTPQNRQRQVSFALRAYASLATSADKGAVRDKSKLGG
- the ilvG gene encoding acetolactate synthase 2 catalytic subunit, with the protein product MNGAQWLVQALRKHQVETVFGYPGGAIMPVYDALYDGGVEHVLCRHEQGAAIAAIGFARSTGTTGICIATSGPGATNVITGLADALLDSVPVVAITGQVASNLIGTDAFQEIDVLGLSLACTKHSFLVSTVDELPRVLSEAFSIASQGRPGPVLIDIPKDVQLADASHLSSYELPEEQEFPYPTQELAQAKQMLAQAQKPILYVGGGVAMSNAVETLREFVKQTEMPVVSTLKGLGCADALDANYLGMLGMHGTKAANYAVQRSDLLIAVGARFDDRVTGRLNTFAPNAKVIHIDIDHAELNKLKQAHVALLGDAKVLLPALTQPLSIAAWQQEVQELKAEYAWRYDHPGSAIYAPLLLKQLSDAKPENTIVTTDVGQHQMWSAQHMTFDAPENFITSSGLGTMGFGIPAAVGAQIARPDACVICVSGDGSFMMNVQELGTIKRKQLPIKLVLLDNQRLGMVRQWQELFFEQRYSETILTDNPDFVALANAFDIPGQRITEKAQVADAIKCLLESDGPYLLQVSIDDAENVWPLVPPGASNDEMMEKSK
- the ilvL gene encoding ilv operon leader peptide; the encoded protein is MNTIVLVISLIIVSVVVIINPPCGAALGRRKAN
- the ilvE gene encoding branched-chain-amino-acid transaminase yields the protein MTKQADYIWFNGEMVPWAEAKVHVMSHALHYGTSVFEGVRCYNSHKGPVVFRHREHMQRLHDSAKIYRMPVEQSVDELMEACRETLRKNKLVSAYIRPLVFIGDVGMGVNPPAGYKTDVIIAAFPWGAYLGEEALDKGIDAMVSSWHRAAPNTIPTAAKAGGNYLSSLLVGSEARRHGYQEGIALDVHGYLSEGAGENLFEVKDGVIFTPPFTSSALPGITRDAIIKLAKDLGYEVREQVLSRESLYLADEVFMSGTAAEITPVRSVDGIQVGIGRCGPVTKAIQKAFFGLFTGETEDKYGWLDPINS